GTTCTAATGAAAGAGAGGGAAATAAGACCGGAGATGAATTGTTGTCGCACAAAATGACAGTCAATTTTAACATGTTTCGTCCTCTCATGAAAGATAAGATTTTTAGCTATATGAATAGCTGTCTGACTGTCAGAGTGAAGTGGAACCGGAAGTGTGATTGGTGCTGAAAGATCATCGAAGAGGCGGACTAACCATGTAAGCTCCTCCACAACTCTGCGCATTGATCGATACTCTACTTCGGCGGAATTGAGAGAAATTGAGGCTTGTTtctttgatttctaagaaattGGCGAAGATCCTAATGAGATGTAGAAATCACTCACTGATCTCCGAGAATCTGGACATGAACCCCAATCTGAATCACGGAGTTTAAAAGGCATTAAAAAACTGTCGATATGTGGGGTGATCGAACCGACTCATCTACAACTCATCTTTGAAAACAAGATGCGCTCCTACGTAAGAAGGGGGGAAATGAAAGTAAGAACCATGCGCATGGATGAAAGAGCGCGCTTTAAGGGAAGATGGGAAGAAAGACTATAGAAAGGCTAAGTGAAGTATTTATAGGGATGGTGATGCAGTCATGAAAAGCCCAAGTCCTGGGTCTTTAAGAAGATAACGAAGTACTCGGAGAGCAGCTTCGAGATGTGATTGTTGCGGATCCTGCATATATTGACTGCGATGTTGTATTTTAAAGGAAAGGTCTGGGCTTATATGAGTAAGATAATTCAACTTCCCAATCATGGAACGATATAAGGTTGGATCTTGAATGACTTATCCAGTGTGTACAAGAAGTTTTTGTGTCGGATCCAAAGGTGAAGAAGCTGGTTGCTTATCCATGCAGTCAAACTCTTTTAGCAAATCTAAGGTGAATTTGCGTTGAGATAGAATCAAACCAGTTGATTCTCGAAGAACTTTCATCCCTAAGAAATAATGTAAGTTTCCGAGATCCTTAATCTTGAATTCTTGATCAACATACTAGTTAGCACGATGTCGTCAACATAAATTGCTACAATAGAGATTGAAGTTCCTTTATTCTTAAAGAACAAAGAGTAGTCATTTAGGGAATGTGAATAACCTTTGAAACTAAGAGCACCTGTAAGCTTTGAATACCATTGTCTTGATGCTTGACGAAATCCATAAAGTGACTTCTTTAACTTGCACGCATGTATGGGTGTTGGAGAGTTCATACATGCTGGAAATTTCATGTATACTTCTTCGTTTAAATCTCCATGTAAGAAAGCGTTGTTAACATCCAATTGATATAAGCCCCAGCCCTTTTTGACTGCAGTAGCTAGAAGACATCTGATTGTGACCATTTTAACCACTGGAGAACATGTTTCATTAAAATCTACACCTCACGTTGCACATCATCTATGATTACTAATCTCGCTTTCAGTCGTTCAATACTTCCATCTGAATGATGTTTAACTTTGTATACCCATTTGCATGGGAGGGCCTTTTTATCACCAGGAAGTTCAACAACTTCCCAAGTCTCATTCTGGACTAGTGCCTCAATCTCCTTCTGTATTGCTTTTTGCCATCCTGGGTGATGAGCTGCTTGGCTGAAGGTTAGTGGTTCTTGAACATTTGAAAGTGAATTTAAAAATGACTTATTTGAAGTTGAGAGGGCAGAAAAAGAGTAAGAAGCGGGTGTTATAGGAGAAAGAAAACATGGTGTGCTAACATCAGTTAATTGCACTGCATTTGTAATGTAGTCACTTAGGTAAGAGGGAGTTTTGTGAATCTGAATGGATTTTCTGAGTCCAACTGGTGAGTTCCTAGGATTTCCATCTGTAGGCTGTGGACTGAAAAGTGGTGTAGGAAATTCTGTAATATCTGCAAGAGTAGAAACAAAACATAAACATCCAAAACATTTAAGTCTGGAGTAGTTAGGCTTAGTTTTAAATAAGATCTCATAAGATGTCTTAAGCTTTAAGACCTTTGAAGGGAACCTGTTAATTAAATGTGTTGCAGTCAATACACAGTCTCCCCAAAAATGAATAGGTAGATGTGATGATAGAGCAAAGCCCTATAAGTCTCTAGAAGATGCTTAGGTTTGCGTTCCACAATtctattttgttgaggagtcccaACACAAGTTGTCTGATGCAAAATTccttgttttgaaaaataaatctgcATGTGCATTCCCTGTTCCAAGCTCAAACGCATTATCTGAACGTATGATTTTGACTTTGTTGTGAAACTGTCTCTCTATCATAGCTAAAAACGATTGCAATACTAGAAACACATTTGATTTTGTGCTAAGAAGATATGTCCAAGTACCCCTACTATAGTCATCAACTATAGTTAGGAAGTACTTATATTCATTATAAGTGATTGTGTTGTAAGGACCCCATGTATCTATGTGAATTAAATCAAACATAGCTTTAGAAGTAGTTGAACTAGTGGAAAATGGTAATTTCGACTGTCTAGCCATATGACATATCACACAAGGTACAAAAAAATTATCACATGTTAGGAATAGATGAAATATTCTtcatattactcaaaggcatatgACCTAAACGATAGTGTCACAACTTGTTCTTTACATCAGAATTActagagaagaaaaataaagctGAAAGAACTTTCTGATTACATAGATTTTTTCCTAACACAAACGAACTTCTAGATGAAGATGACTTCTTGGAAATGAATTCCACATGCCTTGATTCCAGAACATAAAGACCACAACTCTCCCTACCAATCACCAGAGGCCTCTTCATTGAAGGGgctttcaaaaaatagaaaagagaagTGAATAATATGAGATAGTTGTTCTGTTTGCACAATTTATGAACTGACAACAAATTGAATCTAAAAGCAGGGACATACAACATATTGTGAAGAATCACGTTTGGAAAAAGTGAAACTGAACTTGAATGTGTGACTCTAACCTTATGAGAGTTGGGTAAATTTACATTCAAATGTTTAGGTAAATGAGCTATATTATAGAGAGCAGTTTCATCAAAAGTCATATGTTCAGATGCATCACTATCTAATATCCATGTCTTATTGTTGTTATGTGCAAAACAAGTAGTGCAATTATGTGAGAAAGATATACCAACACAATTCACTTCTGCATTGCTTTCAGAGCTGTTGGTTCCCTATTTTCCCATCTGTACTTGCTGAAGGAGTTGTAGGATCTGGCTAATATTTTCTTGAGTAAGTGACTTGATCCCCGCAGTCTGTACTGCATTTTGTTCAGTGCTGAAAGCATTGTTACCTTGAACTGACCCTtggtattttctttgatttgtgaACTTGAAATCTGAGGGAAATCCAACAAGCACGTAGCATTATTCCACAACATGACCTGGCTTCTTGCAGTATGAACAAgtaaagttgtttttcttttcctcatacccaattttttcccttTAAAATCCCTCACATTGTTTCTCTTACCCATTGTTACATGTTGTGCAGCAATAAATGAAGTTGATTCTCCAGGATAAACAGGAGAAATATGTATTTCTCTTTAACCATAGAGTAAGCTTGGCCAAGAGAAGGTAAGGAGGAAGTCAATAGTATGTTGATTCTCACACCTATGTAGGTGTCATTCAGGCCCATTAAAAATTGCAGCAGTCTCTGGTCTTGGTGcattttcagattttttctttTAGCTCCACATACACATTCACATGAACAAGTAAAAAAATTGGTCAAGGTATCTAGTTCATCCCACAAacttattatttttgtaaaataactTGATACACTAGAGTTACCTTGAACCACATCACTTAGTTCTTTCTACAGTTGAAAACGTTTAGCCCCATTTGTCTGACCAAATCTGTCTTCTAAATCATTCTACAGATCTTTTGTACTGTATGAGTACAGAACACTTTCTGTAATTTCTTTTGATAGAGAGTTAAGGAGCCAAGACAACACCATGTCATTTCCTCTAGCCCAAGCACTTTGAAGACTAGAGTTTTCATCTGGAATGGAAAAAGTTCCATCTATGAAACCTAGTTTATTCTTGGCAGAAAGAGCTATGACTACTGCTCTACGCCAAGCTCCATAGCTTTTGCCATCAAAAGTTGAGGAAACAAGATTCATGCTTGGGTAGTctgaaggatgaagaaagaaagggTGTGTTGAATCAATCACACCTTTCTTGGTTGAATCAGTTGTTGCAGCTACAACTTCTGTTGTTTCTCCCATTGTAAGGAATAGAGCAAACTTGAAAAATGAATAAGGGTTTCAAATATTAGGTTGGTCGACCTGCTCTTGATACCATgtaaaaaatcgaaaattttgaACCCAATATGAATTAGTGTGTATTGTCTTGAAAAAGAAATATATGTACAATGTAGCTAATTTATTCAATTTACTCTATGTATTACTCCCATACCTGTCCCATACCTGTCCATGTATAATTTGTCCTATTGtgaataaaaaatatatacaaggaAATATAAAATACAACTAAGGAATCTCTAGCTACTGCAGTCAAAATATTCCTGTGCTATTATGGACAGCTGGATTGTAAAGCACTTGACATAATCTCCTTCAAGGATAGAGTTATCATTTCACACTCCCATTATATTTGGAAATAAAATACTACTCCACTTCAGATATCTCAAAGAATGCTTTTGTTCTTTGAGTCCTAAATCAACATCTTCTCTTTTATGTTTCCCTTTGTCTATCGGCAGTGATGAATGTCGATCAATTCTCTGATTAACTTCATTTGTTGAAATCAAGTCTTAGATTGTCTTTTATCCTTTATTCAACATTAAAAGTATTAATTGGTAAActaataaaaatgataaatagCCTTTGCACGACAAGACTAATAGAAAATTTTAAGGTACAAGACTAAGGGTCGTTTGGTTATTGAGATTAGGTACTAATCTCAAATTGAAATTAtattttcatgtttgtattagTATTAGTTAGAATagatataaattttatattagaATTTTAATATTATCTATAATATATAGGAAGTGAGATTATAGTTCATGATACCCTTGTGCCGTACCATATGACCTCATAGTCGCAGTAATATAAATTGGGATTTCATCATTTCTATAAATCTTAAATTTTGGGAAGTGATCGTACACGAGTTTGACACATACAAAAGAGAAGTGTTTCACAAGATATCCTTCCTTACAATTTCTCTATAGAAAGACCGAGATGAAATAGGAGAGGATAAACATATAAAATTGATCGAGAAAGACATCCGCCCGTCTTGATTCTTTCCGTTGATAACATACATTTAAAAAGAACAATTATTCTAGAATTCTAAAGAGGTTGGAGTATAAGAGGCAATCCTAGTGTGGGCCTAAGAGAAAGCATGATAGAAGGGCAGTGTCTATAGTTAGGTGAAATGGAAAAGGAGAAGTTTGTCAAGATTAAAAACAAGACAACTTTGTACTCCATCATTGTCAAATTCCTACCAATGCACATCCTTCCTCCAAAACCAAAAGGCAAATATCCCATTTTGTGTTTACATCCGCCATGTATCATGTCATCCTTGAACCTTTCTGGTTTGAATTCATTCACGTCTTCGCCCCAAAGTTGCTTGTCGTGATGCATGGACACCAAATCAATCCATATATTTGTTCCTTTGGGGATGACTAGGTTGTCTACTTGAATGTCTTCTCTAGTTTGCCTTTGTACATTTGGTGCAGGTGAGTATAGTCTTAGTACTTCATTAATCACCCATCCCATCTGCATATATGATACacatttcaaaattttcaatacCAGTGCCAAGTCATATATATATGCATGAGGGGAAAAAATGAATATCTTGAACCATATTATATTCTCTCTCTCcttctttatttaatttttgaagaaaattcaactggctatttatataaaaatttctTTGTTTAGAACGGCGACGATAAGAGGCGAGTAGGATTGACTATTGACGCTTGGGCCGTGGCCGGCGACTTTTTTTTAACAAGCTGGACCACTTGTGCTACACATGTGGTTATCTTATTTTCATCCTGATGGTCATAGCCATCTATTTGGTTGCAGGGCGTTGACATGTGTAAAGTTTAATATTAGAATTATGACGTGGCATCATGTAATATATCGAAACTTtaaaattttactattttttttccttttctttatttttttcattgCATCAAGAGAACTTAAATGAGAAGATAAATAAAGAGAACGTTAAAcatgcagaccaataataatcaGTTATAGCGATGATTTCAAACTAATAGATCTAGAGATACTCTCTTTCTCCAAATATTTGACACTGCAGCTCTATTCCTACGTATATACATTAATAAATGAGAAATAGATTTTTTTTATAACTGTGGTATTTGGGCCAACTTGTAGgtacctcgactaattccacggaaTACTTGATGCTTCTCACAAGTATTAGGTACCAGATAACTCTATCCGCCAACGCTTAGACATATGGGAGAAGATGGTAAGTGAATCATTGTTCCGCATAGAGTCggatttaggaagaaaatctattTAAAAAAGTAGCTTCATGTATAATGACTAATTTTATAGCCAAGAATACAATCATCCACATAAATCCCTAACCTAAAAGAATAATTCAcgtaataaaattaaattaaatcgATCTAGTTCAAAAGTTTTCTAAATTAAAGTGATAATTAAAGCTCACCTTCCAAACTAACTGGATGAaattggtaaaaaaaaaaaaattgggtgaaatcacaaaatataattgGATGAAAATGAAATTGGTAAAAGAGAATAGCTTGCCTTTCTTAGACAAGCAAGTCTTATGGGATCAATTTCAGCATCACccatcacttgtttgatttcCTCTCTGAGCTGAGTTTGCCATTCTGTATGAACTGCCAACAGCAACAAAGTCCACGTGAGTGCCAGCGCAGTGGTCTCATGTCCTCCGAAGAAAAACGTTTTACACTCATCCACTAGTTCCCTCGTACTCAATGTCTTCCCGTTCCCTGCCAGCAACAGACTAAGAAGATCGTGCTGTGCAAGATCatcttttttcatcttttttcgaTCTTCAATGATCGACATGAGTAGAGAATCGATCTCCATCCCTAGATTATGAGCTTTTAGAGTCTCTTTAGGGCACATAATGAGGTTGCCATATGGTACCCCGACATAACGAGTGGACTTGAAAAGTGTGAATTGCATGCTTCTCAATTTGTTAAAAACTTTTTCTCCATTTTCGTAGTTGATGCCGAAGCTTGTCTTTGCTATGATTTCTCCCGCCGTGTTAATTATTTCCTTCTCCACATTGATTTCTGGGTTCCCGGAGTCGATGAGAGCAGTCCAACGGTCTAGCATGTTTTTTGCGGATTCCGCCATTAAGCTTGCCATGCCCTGGAACCAAGTGTAATTAGAACAACAGGTTACTGCTTATGATAACTCTAATTTGGTAACTTAAAGAATAAAATATATGATAGATTAAAATATATATACTGAGTGgaaatttttttaaattgtttataTACTAGTGTATCAATAGCTTGCTAATACGTTGTAGGGACACAACAATCTAACTTTCACTATTTCCCGAATTATGGATAAGTCCCATCGCATGCATTCACCAATTTGagttttaaaatcattttacttTATGTGGAGCCAGATATGAAAACTGATTTCTAATAGTATATGAATGTGCTTGaagaaagatatatatatatatatataccttgaCGTTGGCTTGGGTAAAAGCGGGAGTGATAAGATGCCTGTGTCTCACCCATTCATCTCCTTCCACCATAACCAACCCTTTACCAAACATGGCCTTTCTGTCCCTCTTAAACACTGTTGGCTTCCCCCAACTTTTGCCCATTACTCCCGCAGACATCTTCTTTATGAATTCAGGGTCTGCTATGTAAACAAATGGTTCTGTTCCCAGCCAGTATATAAATACTTTtcctgcatatatatatatatataaagaatgcTTCAATGAACAAGAAAATAGTACTATATACCTATTGTACGTAGTCTTAAGTGAATATCAATAAGCTGCTGAATATACCATGTAATTTCTGCCACTTAGCGAAGTATGGAAATGCCAATGAATGGATATCATGGCTAATTTTTAAGGCAGAAAGAGAAGGTGACGAAGTAGCAGAAGAAGCTGTGTTCATCAGCTCCTTCTTCATTTCGTTAATATTTCCAAGAGGGAAACTTGGTGCTGGTCCCTCAAATCCATTTTCCTTAAGCTTCTGATATTTCAGTTTGGGCAGCACCAACCAAGAATATAATACTTTACATAATACAAAGAAAATAAGAATGACAACCATGCCTAGCAGGATAGCAACTTGAGAAAACTGTTTAAACTCCATTCACTCGATCGATCACTTTCTCTCTGTATATAGAATGAAGGAGATTtgttcaagtatatatatatatggtgggTTATAGTTtctaaaataatgaaaaatacagCGATTGTGTTGATGGGCTAATTAAGGAGAGAAAGGATGGGTATTTATAGAAGGAGAAGTTTGTTGAGCCCCAAGGAATTTCAGTTAAAGGTTGAAAATTGACCATGATATCGACAACTTAATTAACTAACAGTTTACACGTGTATTTAACATATTTCTTTCTGGTTTTACGACAAAAATACTAGTAGTATTTGATACTGCCTAACGGTTAGTGGAGGTATTTTACCGGTACAAGCCTCACCGCGCTATGTTATACTCCTCCGTTTCaatgaacccatttgactgggccgcacgaagtttaaaaaaagaaagaagatttttgaacttgtggtgtagaataaaacacatatattttatatggctataaattattgtataaagataaattatttctaaataaaaaaataaattattatttttggcaCGAACTAAAAAAATATAGGTTCACGTGAAGTGAAATTGAGgacagagggagtattattttgttcttttgatttgtCAAACTTTAAGTTGGTCGTCAAATTCTCCAGACAAAGTATTGCGACTCAAAGTCGAGTACACATCCTTTATTGGACAACGCCGGCCCATTTTACGAGGCATTTGTATAGGACGCTTATTTGTATCATCATCGATTGGCTCTAAAATCTTCAGATACAAATAATTAGTGACTTTTACCTCCCAAGTTTTTATTGTTGTCTCCACTGCTGTATTTGTACCATTAATTGAGAAATGGTATACTTTTATGATTGTATTTTTCTATTAGTCAGAAGAGCTTAAGTGACGTACGCCTAACCATGTTTAATGGACACTATTAGATTAAAGTGATCTATCACGTAACAACAAATAACTCTGTATAATACGCTTAATTTGGTCTACTAAATAGTAAGATGAATAACATATTAAAATATACTAATAATATAAAAGTTATTTACGCACTATACAGTATATGTAAAAGTTAAAATCGTATTTTAAATGGCTGGTAACTTAATTCTTAAAAACAGCTATCTGAGGTCCTCAGCAAAAAATTCAAAGTTCATGCAGAAGTGAATTCTAAGTGTGAAAATTTACACCTAGATTTTACAATCTTACTAAATGTGCATATTGCCTATCCAATCGTATAACCATTAAGCACGTATACTTTAACACAAAGTAATAAGCCAGTAATttcagaggcggatccaagatttaaatcctatgggttcaacttttaaattttttagcattgaacctattatatttttaaattttttgtaattttaatgattttttacatataaatttttactccgcgtcaAAAGTTATGAGTTCAGTTAAACTCGCGGAGTATATGCTACATCCGCCCCTGCCAGTAATTTgaaggttattgtaagtgacaaGTTATAAAATAACTTATCTgattaattaattaaatcgcTAACTGCCAGTCGTTTAACTGTTTTACCTTTTGCTCGTAGTTCGCTCACATTCCAATTAAATGTTTAGGTTGAGCTAAAAGTTGATCTCAGCTATCGACTAGAGTAATTAAACAGAAGGTACAATTCCAAGAAAATTATACAATCATTTCCATGCCAATTGCATCTAGAAAAAAGTAGGTAATTAAGATAAGTACTGATTGAGTTGCCAACTTAGCATAAAAAAGTGAGTTGTGATTACTGAATTTTGAAAAAGATATAACCCTTTCACGTAATAGAGCGATGGGTTCGTTTGACTGGTTATTATTCTTCTCCTAACCAGTTTGTGTTTTCATTTCAGAATATTCTTTTCCACATCTTACCTACAATCTTACTTCTTACTTTGTGTTGAATAGAATCTTCCCAAAGACCaaagagcacacgaaaataaatTTCTCCTCGTATTATATTTATTCTATCGTGCTGTGAAAAATCATACGAATATTTGGATCTAAATTACTCTTTATCTTTCCATTAAGCATCTCACTTAATTAACACTCTTCTAATTGACGCAATAAAAATAATCTGAAAAAATAAACCAATAAgtgttttcatatttttctaaaatgacaagtattttaaaataaattcgaTTTGCCAAAAGATTAATATTTGGAAACCGGGGGAGTGTCTATTTCTGATATACTGGAAAAGGAAATTCATAAAGTTGACATGTCGGGTTCTCAAATTCAAAGTAAGGATTTTTAATGCCATTATGGGAAATGGTAATTCACGTAGTTATGGGGATTATAACGTATGGATTATTTACGATTAATAATAATGAAGGAATTGTAATGCAGTTAGCAAATAATAATACGGAGGATGTTACGTAGAGATAATAACTATTTTAAAAGGAATCTTTGTCCTTAAATGCTTTTACTCCCTTATTGATAATATACATGTTTTACTacattttaatttatataaataatacaTAAATCTTCGCAAAACTCACTTTGGGTATTATTTAATACTACAAGTCAAATGCTTCATTAGCTATgcagattttattttaatttttcttatatgACAAATCAAATATTACATATATGCAAAATCTCCAACTAAACATTGTATTATTTTATGCAAGATTTTATATTTGCTCAATTCTTTAATGACACTTTCAGATGTACAAGATTGTAagaaaacttaaaagttaataaCTTATACACCTAAAATGGCTGTtttgaaaattaatatttttcacGCATGACTTTTACCAATAAGAATAATGAACGTATACTTCAATTACACGACTTAGTTGTAAAAAGTTCGACCAAAAGAAAAGGACTTAGCAAAAAGTAAATATTAGTAATTGTATTTGGCTCCTTTTGAGATGAAAAAAGAGCTTTTCCCTAAGTAATGAATGCTGGCAAGACGTTAGGCCTTCTTTTGTTATATAAAAGTAGACTTAACTATGCCTAGTTTTCTTTTATCTAGTCAATGTATAAAACTTGCTCACAGGTTGAACTTACAGTAGTAAGAtaaggtgatcttgtgttataCTCCGACAATCTCTTAATTTCTATATAATTATTGTCCACGGAAACTCCGTGTATGAACTATGAGGTGTCAATTATTATTTTAACCTTTTTTTATAATAAGAGTAATACATGTATTCTTTTGAAGAGACTATACTTTTATCTTTAGCAAGATTAGAGTATTATAATCAAGATGTCCAACGGGTAACTAAAGAGTACTAATATCCGTATTAGCTAAACGTATGAGAAGTACTGCTAAAATGAGTTTAATTAAGTCGTTCGCATTCCAAGTATAAGCTCATGTGAACATATAGTCTATTGTATTAAATATTTAGGTCACATACACGTTGGGATTTTCATAGGCAAGGGTGGACTAGTTGTCCCTAATGTCCCTCTTGTTATCAGCTAGGAGCTTTCccttaaattgaaattttttaatATGCCTTAAGACCAAGAAAGTGAAACAAAGTCAAAAACTTCTTATCTTGATCTTATGGCTGCAGTCAAAAAATTGGAGCCGCAAAAAGAGAACAAGCACAAATTAATTTACTAGGTATATTTTCTTATTAATAATTGGAGAATTAATAGAGAGCCCTATGTAGGTCTTGGTCAGCAGCTA
This DNA window, taken from Nicotiana tabacum cultivar K326 chromosome 4, ASM71507v2, whole genome shotgun sequence, encodes the following:
- the LOC107784803 gene encoding cytokinin hydroxylase-like; translated protein: MEFKQFSQVAILLGMVVILIFFVLCKVLYSWLVLPKLKYQKLKENGFEGPAPSFPLGNINEMKKELMNTASSATSSPSLSALKISHDIHSLAFPYFAKWQKLHGKVFIYWLGTEPFVYIADPEFIKKMSAGVMGKSWGKPTVFKRDRKAMFGKGLVMVEGDEWVRHRHLITPAFTQANVKGMASLMAESAKNMLDRWTALIDSGNPEINVEKEIINTAGEIIAKTSFGINYENGEKVFNKLRSMQFTLFKSTRYVGVPYGNLIMCPKETLKAHNLGMEIDSLLMSIIEDRKKMKKDDLAQHDLLSLLLAGNGKTLSTRELVDECKTFFFGGHETTALALTWTLLLLAVHTEWQTQLREEIKQVMGDAEIDPIRLACLRKMGWVINEVLRLYSPAPNVQRQTREDIQVDNLVIPKGTNIWIDLVSMHHDKQLWGEDVNEFKPERFKDDMIHGGCKHKMGYLPFGFGGRMCIGRNLTMMEYKVVLFLILTNFSFSISPNYRHCPSIMLSLRPTLGLPLILQPL